Proteins from one Poecile atricapillus isolate bPoeAtr1 chromosome 6, bPoeAtr1.hap1, whole genome shotgun sequence genomic window:
- the ADRA2A gene encoding alpha-2A adrenergic receptor, with product MFNLERPFTERGHFFSSMEYQRQLEEEEGYPPPGTNGTFNDSGAGPGWGTPYPLHTTITLISLAGLLMLFTVFGNVLVIIAVFTSRALKAPQNLFLVSLASADILVATLVIPFSLANEVMGYWYFGKVWCEIYLALDVLFCTSSIVHLCAISLDRYWSITQAIEYNLKRTPRRIKCIIFIVWVISAVISFPPLISIEKKSGQQADQGVAGCKINDEKWYIISSSIGSFFAPCLIMILVYMRIYQIAKRRTRVPPNKRAERPEKKQNGLTDKEELPATAQLNGEKAAGGSGGQEGEVNGIDMEETSSSEHQENNQCKKSEKPSRGKTKTKLSQIKPGDSLPRKTEEERNTKGSRWRGRQNREKRFTFVLAVVIGVFVICWFPFFFTYTLTAVCESCSVPDTLFKFFFWFGYCNSSLNPVIYTIFNHDFRRAFKRILCRIERKRSV from the coding sequence ATGTTTAACCTGGAGCGCCCGTTCACGGAGAGGGGCCACTTCTTCTCCTCCATGGAGTACCAGcggcagctggaggaggaggagggctaCCCCCCTCCCGGCACCAATGGGACCTTCAACgacagcggggccgggccgggctggggcacGCCGTACCCTCTGCACACCACCATCACTCTCATCAGCCTGGCCGGCTTGCTCATGCTCTTCACCGTCTTTGGCAACGTCCTGGTCATCATTGCTGTCTTCACCAGCCGGGCGCTCAAAGCCCCCCAGAACCTCTTCCTGGTCTCCTTAGCCTCAGCTGACATCCTGGTGGCCACGCTGGTCATCCCCTTCTCGCTGGCAAATGAGGTGATGGGGTACTGGTACTTCGGTAAAGTCTGGTGTGAGATCTACCTGGCCTTGGATGTGCTGTTCTGCACCTCCTCCATCGTGCACCTCTGTGCCATCAGCCTGGACCGGTACTGGTCCATCACACAAGCCATCGAGTACAACCTCAAGCGTACCCCGCGACGCATCAAATGCATCATCTTCATCGTCTGGGTCATCTCAGCTGTCATCTCCTTCCCACCACTCATCTCCATCGAGAAGAAGAGCGGGCAGCAGGCTGACCAGGGGGTGGCAGGGTGCAAGATCAATGATGAGAAGTGGTACATCATCTCTTCTAGCATCGGCTCCTTCTTTGCCCCGTGCCTCATCATGATCCTGGTCTACATGCGCATCTACCAGATAGCCAAGAGGAGAACAAGGGTTCCGCCGAACAAGCGGGCAGAGCGCCCTGAGAAGAAGCAGAATGGCTTGACTGACAAGGAGGAGCTGCCGGCCACAGCACAGCTCAACggggagaaggcagcaggaggCAGTGGTGGGCAAGAGGGAGAGGTCAATGGCATAGACATGGAGGAGACCTCTTCCTCCGAGCACCAGGAGAACAACCAGTGTAAGAAATCAGAGAAACCATCGAGAGGAAAGACCAAGACTAAGCTGAGCCAAATTAAGCCCGGGGACAGTTTGCCCAGGAAgacagaggaggagaggaacaCCAAAGGGTCCCGCTGGAGAGGCAGGCAGAACCGGGAGAAGCGCTTCACCTTTGTGCTTGCAGTGGTGATCGGCGTCTTTGTCATCTGCTGGTTCCCCTTCTTCTTCACCTACACGCTGACGGCCGTCTGCGAGAGCTGCTCCGTGCCTGACACCCTCTTCAAATTCTTCTTCTGGTTCGGTTACTGCAATAGCTCCTTGAACCCCGTTATCTATACCATTTTCAACCATGACTTCAGACGGGCCTTCAAAAGGATCCTCTGCAGGATAGAGAGGAAAAGGAGTGTTTGA